The Acidobacteriota bacterium genome segment CCGAATTGTTTTTGGGGCATTGATTCCTCCTTGCCGTTAAGCCTTCGATTTTGGGCGCTTCTTGCCGGCTGTGCGCATCCGGGCGGGGACGAAAGGAATGGGAAGCCCTCTCAAAAGAACGTTCCAGTAGATCCAGCGGAAGGCGAGCTTGCTCCAATGATTGATCCGGCTGGGCTTGAGCAGCGGCATCGGGCCGACGACTGGAAACGGAAACCGTCCCGGAAGCGGTTCGACATCGTAATTGAAGTCGATGAGGACGGCCTTTCCGCGCCCCGTCTCGACGAAGCAGTTGGCATGGCCGTCGAAGCCGGGCTCCAGGGGACGTCCGGCGACGGTTCGAAGGATGTTCTCGATCAGGGTATCAGATTGAAAATGGGCCACGGATCCGGCTTTGGAAGTCGGCAAATCGGTCGCGTCCCCGATGGCGAAGATGTTTTCGTAAGCCTTGGATCGGAGTGTATGACGATCTGTGGGTAGAAAGCGGAACTCGTCGCCCATTCCCGACCTCTCGATCAGGGCATCACCCATGTTGGTCGGAACCGTGACCAGGAGGTCGTAAGGGACTTCCCGGCCGTCGAAGCCGATGAGCTTCCGGCCGGCCGCGTCGGCTCGCTCGGCGTTGAATTCGGTCACCATGCGGATGCCTTTTTCCTCGAGCAGTCCGGCCAGCGCCGCGGCCGCCACGGGCTTGGTGAAGGCGCCGTCGAGCGGCGTGACGTAGACGATGTCGATCTCCCCGCGCCGGCCGTGGCGGGTCAGGCACCAGTCGCAGAAAAAGGCGAACTCGATGGGGGCGACGGGGCATTTGATGGGCATTTCGTTGACATGGACGGCGATCGTGCCGCCGGGGAAAGACCGGAGCTTTTCCCCCAGGGCTTCGGCACCGTCCGGCGTGTAGAAATCGAAGATCGTGTTGCGCCAGCCTTCAAGAAGGCCGGGGGTTTCACCGGGGACGATCTCGGCGCCCGTTGCGACGACAAGGATGTCATAGGGCATCCGGACGCCGTCGCGGAAGACGATCTCGCTCGCCTCGGGCCGGATGGTCTCGACTTCGGAGACGACGAAACGGACGCCCTTGGGCAGGAATTTCGACTTGGGCTTGACGATATCCGCCCGCGTATAGAAACCGAAGGGGATGAACAGAAACCCCGGCTGGTAATAGTGGGCGTCGTCCCTGTCGACGACGGTCACGGCCCATTCCGCCTCCGGAAGGCGCCTGCGGATGAGGTTGGCGACGACGGTCCCCGCCGTCCCGGCCCCGAGGATGAGGAGATGCTTGTTTCGTGCGGGCATGTCGGCTTCCTTTAATCCCGACCAATTATATATTATTTATCGAAACCAATCCAGAGCCTGCAGAGAGCCTTGATTTCCCGGAGAATCGAGCATCTGCCGATCATCATTCAATGAGGGACAAGCCCTCAATTCGGCCGTAATCCCGCCTGTTTAAGGTTGCCAAACCGGACCCCGGCATAGATTCGGTCCGCGGCCAAGTCGGAAAAAGGATCGCATCCTTCGCCGCGCCAGGTGACGGAGTCTCTGATCAGCGGCGGCACTTGAGGAGTGCTTCCGCTTTGACGATGGCAGCGGCAGCCCCGTCAAGACTTCTCCGGACGTAAGACCAGGGTTTTCTTTTCATGTTCATGAAAGCCCGGAACTGGGATTGAGTCTGCTTTCCCAGGGAGATTTTCAGTGTCCGAAGCGTTTTCCGGGGAATATCCAAAACGGCCTCCCTTTCAGAGCCGTCCGGGTCGTCCAGTTCCCGAAACGCCTCCAACAGGCGGACGTGGATGATATTCTTAGCCTCTTCGAGCCTGTTCATGATATCCGTTTTTCCCGCTGCTCCGGATTCGGATTTCAACCGACCCCGCCCGAAAAGCGGATTCAGATTGATCTCCCAGACTTGGGGCCGGCCGTCCTGCATCCCGTAATCGATCCGCCCGTAGTCCGCGCCGGCGATGTCGAAGATCTCCCGAAGCAAAGATTCATGTGGATTGTTTTCGAGATAGTCCAGGACCTCGCCGGCGATTTCAGGGCTCCAAGCTTCGAACTTCACGACCCAGTGAGAGCTGATATTGACGTAGCGGGGCACAATCCTATTGCCGATCTTGAAGGCCGAGTACTTCCGAAATAGGCCGGATCCGTCTGATGTATCGCAGAGCTCGACGGCCAGAAGCTCGGACCGGCGATATCCCAGAATCATTTTTTCGCGGATGGCCCGCTCAAGGGATGCACGGTCGGGAAGCAAATTCGTCAACGCACCCAGATGATGATTTTCAGCCCGGAGAAAGACCGGGTAATTGAGCGAATCCAGGGATTCGGAGGCCCGAACGGCCCGGAATCGATTGATGCCGAGGGCATGGAGCCTGCAAAGCAGTTCGTACCGCAAGAGAACCCGATCGGGATGGTTCAAGATTTTCAGTCCTGGGCCGCTCCGGAAAAGACTCCGGGCGACTTGACCTGCGACATCGCGCTGGAACGGAGACAGGTGATCGAGGTTGGAAAAGATAAAGGTTCCGCACGGAAAGCTTGGGAAACGGTGCAAATCATCGAGATAGAGGATCCGCAGGAATCCGGCCAGAGGTTTTCCGCGCCCGGCCAGGTAGCGGGTGATGCCCCGGTTCTCATCCCGAGTGACGAGATAATGAATCATGGAATTT includes the following:
- a CDS encoding FAD/NAD(P)-binding oxidoreductase, with product MPARNKHLLILGAGTAGTVVANLIRRRLPEAEWAVTVVDRDDAHYYQPGFLFIPFGFYTRADIVKPKSKFLPKGVRFVVSEVETIRPEASEIVFRDGVRMPYDILVVATGAEIVPGETPGLLEGWRNTIFDFYTPDGAEALGEKLRSFPGGTIAVHVNEMPIKCPVAPIEFAFFCDWCLTRHGRRGEIDIVYVTPLDGAFTKPVAAAALAGLLEEKGIRMVTEFNAERADAAGRKLIGFDGREVPYDLLVTVPTNMGDALIERSGMGDEFRFLPTDRHTLRSKAYENIFAIGDATDLPTSKAGSVAHFQSDTLIENILRTVAGRPLEPGFDGHANCFVETGRGKAVLIDFNYDVEPLPGRFPFPVVGPMPLLKPSRINHWSKLAFRWIYWNVLLRGLPIPFVPARMRTAGKKRPKSKA